One Mugil cephalus isolate CIBA_MC_2020 chromosome 22, CIBA_Mcephalus_1.1, whole genome shotgun sequence genomic window carries:
- the usp6nl gene encoding USP6 N-terminal-like protein isoform X4 — MTSDTEQDAAVKLDQERAEIVAKYDKGKEATVEPWEDTNFHLYKVIDRFGFVHENELPTYDSVEEKQKHTEVERTNKWLKMLKSWDKYKNSEKLARRIYKGIPLQLRGEVWCLLLDVPKIKEEKKDFYEKLKARARGVSPDIRQIDLDVNRTYRDHIMFMHRYDVKQQALFHVLTAYSMYNTEVGYCQGMSQITALLLIYMNEEDAFWALVKLLSGQKHAMHGFFVPGFPKLMRFQEHHDRILKKMMPKLKQHLDNQEVFTSLYTMKWFFQCFLDRTPFTLTLRIWDIYILEGERVLSAMSYTILKLHKKHLMRLSMEELVEFMQVTLSKDFFYEDDFVIEQLQAAMTELRRAKLELPAPGKDEEFPKKLLGQLPPERAAAVVTNHVGNGQSHAEPAEAPRNPSPAPDQQRESRPPSRSRRDSLDKPIRHHKGIKRGHNQRSDEIPNEQQKQFTSPTPERGATPSLVHTPQSAMVDGGKHRSHAAANHNSNAASSSHRDIAPRWFKPSETKLEAAKAAAARDVHLSRGPSPAPSSPDDVNQHRPRSKGFIPGADRGSNASQYDNVPGLPEQDFEILQLERPPSTMRTPRSGTPASGSALHQGSPNRGPSHAGSVASVASGPRMNKHPPQFIYNNPAGVQRQYHTPPQQQSPGRTEVPILHPAYSVSLDSRGGEDRHFSPPSRMAYGERAYATTQRQPSSLSPEKAFMNNSFATYRRQPPTPSATRNFQSSRPPPPPEHSQGRSTPIYLQQLTSAAQRYTPEDFRFEGHWRVEANPHYPPPPEGGVPRRGVDKLQWEPELPPVSPGGMPRSPSFQRAQMSPVQQFTFPDSPDSVLHYRTQFQEQQQQPPPVMRQQLPQLFGGPRYRHAQEAFALQESMLL, encoded by the exons CGTCTGATACCGAGCAGGATGCTGCAGTGAAACTCGACCAGGAGCGGGCGGAGATAGTCGCCAAATATGACAAG GGGAAAGAGGCCACCGTGGAGCCCTGGGAGGACACCAACTTCCACCTGTACAAAGTCATCGACCGCTTCGGCTTCGTCCA TGAGAATGAACTTCCAACCTACGACTcggtggaggagaag caaaaacacacgGAGGTGGAGAGGACCAACAAATGGCTGAAGATGCTGAAGAGCTGGGACAAATACAAGAACAGCGAGAAG CTGGCCAGGAGGATCTATAAGGGAATTCCCCTGCAGCTCAGAGGGGAGGTTTGGTGTCTGCTGCTCGACGTTCCCAagataaaggaggagaagaaagacttCTACGAG AAGCTGAAGGCCAGAGCCAGAGGCGTCTCCCCGGACATCAGGCAGATCGACCTGGACGTCAACCGCACCTACAGAGACCACATCATGTTCATGCATCGCTACGATGTCAA GCAGCAGGCGCTTTTCCACGTCCTCACGGCCTATTCCATGTACAACACG gaggTGGGCTACTGTCAGGGCATGAGTCAGATCACAGCTCTGCTGCTCATCTACATGAACGAGGAAGACGCCTTCTGGGCTCTGGTCAAACTCCTGTCTGGACAAAAACACGCTATGCACG GCTTCTTCGTCCCCGGTTTCCCGAAGCTGATGCGTTTCCAGGAGCATCACGACCGCATCCTGAAGAAGATGATGCCCAAACTGAAGCAGCACCTG GACAACCAGGAAGTGTTCACCAGCCTCTACACCATGAAGTGGTTCTTCCAGTGCTTCCTGGACAGA ACTCCCTTCACCCTCACCCTGAGGATCTGGGACATCTACATCTTGGAGGGTGAGCGGGTGCTGTCGGCCATGTCCTACACCATCCTCAAACTGCACAAGA AGCACCTGATGAGACTGTccatggaggagctggtggagttCATGCAGGTGACTCTGTCCAAAGACTTCTTCTACGAGGACGACTTTGTGATCGAGCAGCTGCAGGCGGCCATGACGGAGCTGAGGAGGGCGAAGCTGGAGCTGCCTGCACCAG GTAAAGACGAAGAGTTTCCCAAGAAACTTCTCGGGCAGCTTCCTCCTGAGCGCGCTGCAGCAGTGGTGACCAACCACGTGGGCAATGGGCAAAGCCACGCGGAGCCGGCCGAGGCTCCCAGGAACCCGAGTCCGGCACCGGACCAGCAGAGGGAGAGTCGGCCTCCGAGCAGGTCACGCCGGGACTCGCTGGACAAACCAATACGCCACCACAAGGGGATCAAAAGGGGCCACAACCAGAGGTCTGACGAGATCCCCAACGAGCAGCAGAAGCAGTTTACGTCCCCCACGCCTGAAAGGGGAGCTACTCCGTCCTTGGTCCACACGCCGCAGAGCGCCATGGTGGACGGAGGGAAGCACCGGAGCCACGCCGCCGCCAACCACAACTCTAACGCCGCCTCCAGCTCCCACAGAGACATCGCGCCCCGCTGGTTCAAACCCTCGGAGACGAAGCTGGAGGCCGCGAAGGCGGCAGCCGCCCGGGACGTCCACCTGAGCCGAGGGCCGTCGCCAGCCCCCTCCAGCCCGGACGACGTCAACCAGCATCGGCCTCGCTCCAAGGGGTTCATCCCCGGCGCCGACCGGGGCTCCAACGCCTCCCAGTACGACAACGTGCCGGGACTGCCGGAGCAGGACTTTGAGATCCTGCAGCTTGAGAGACCTCCGTCCACGATGAGGACGCCTCGCAGCGGGACGCCCGCGAGTGGATCGGCCCTGCATCAGGGCAGCCCCAACCGTGGACCCAGCCACGCCGGGAGCGTCGCTTCTGTGGCGTCCGGGCCGAGAATGAACAAACATCCTCCTCAGTTTATCTACAACAATCCAGCAGGGGTTCAGAGACAGTACCACACGCCCCCCCAGCAGCAATCTCCGGGAAGAACCGAGGTTCCCATCTTACACCCGGCCTACAGCGTGAGCTTGGACAGCAGAGGGGGCGAGGACAGACATTTCTCACCTCCCTCCAGGATGGCGTACGGGGAGCGAGCGTACGCCACCACCCAGCGGCAGCCCAGCAGCCTCTCCCCGGAGAAGGCGTTCATGAATAATTCCTTCGCGACCTATCGCCGGCAGCCGCCGACACCGAGCGCCACCCGCAACTTCCAAAGCAgcaggcctcctcctcccccggaGCACTCCCAGGGTCGCTCCACCCCCATCTACCTACAACAACTCACCTCCGCCGCACAGCGCTACACGCCCGAAGACTTCAGGTTCGAGGGGCATTGGAGAGTCGAAGCGAACCCGCACTACCCGCCGCCGCCGGAAGGAGGAGTACCTCGGCGGGGCGTGGACAAACTCCAGTGGGAGCCGGAGCTGCCCCCGGTGTCGCCGGGCGGGATGCCCCGCTCGCCCAGCTTCCAGCGAGCGCAAATGTCCCCCGTCCAGCAGTTCACGTTCCCCGACAGCCCGGACTCCGTGCTCCACTATCGGACGCAATtccaagagcagcagcagcagccgccgcccGTCATGAGGCAACAGCTCCCCCAGCTGTTCGGAGGACCACGCTACCGGCACGCACAGGAGGCGTTCGCCCTGCAGGAGTCCATGCTGCTGTGA
- the usp6nl gene encoding USP6 N-terminal-like protein isoform X1 encodes MQVLQIVKELVSPSRRRAAARFGASDTEQDAAVKLDQERAEIVAKYDKGKEATVEPWEDTNFHLYKVIDRFGFVHENELPTYDSVEEKQKHTEVERTNKWLKMLKSWDKYKNSEKLARRIYKGIPLQLRGEVWCLLLDVPKIKEEKKDFYEKLKARARGVSPDIRQIDLDVNRTYRDHIMFMHRYDVKQQALFHVLTAYSMYNTEVGYCQGMSQITALLLIYMNEEDAFWALVKLLSGQKHAMHGFFVPGFPKLMRFQEHHDRILKKMMPKLKQHLDNQEVFTSLYTMKWFFQCFLDRTPFTLTLRIWDIYILEGERVLSAMSYTILKLHKKHLMRLSMEELVEFMQVTLSKDFFYEDDFVIEQLQAAMTELRRAKLELPAPGKDEEFPKKLLGQLPPERAAAVVTNHVGNGQSHAEPAEAPRNPSPAPDQQRESRPPSRSRRDSLDKPIRHHKGIKRGHNQRSDEIPNEQQKQFTSPTPERGATPSLVHTPQSAMVDGGKHRSHAAANHNSNAASSSHRDIAPRWFKPSETKLEAAKAAAARDVHLSRGPSPAPSSPDDVNQHRPRSKGFIPGADRGSNASQYDNVPGLPEQDFEILQLERPPSTMRTPRSGTPASGSALHQGSPNRGPSHAGSVASVASGPRMNKHPPQFIYNNPAGVQRQYHTPPQQQSPGRTEVPILHPAYSVSLDSRGGEDRHFSPPSRMAYGERAYATTQRQPSSLSPEKAFMNNSFATYRRQPPTPSATRNFQSSRPPPPPEHSQGRSTPIYLQQLTSAAQRYTPEDFRFEGHWRVEANPHYPPPPEGGVPRRGVDKLQWEPELPPVSPGGMPRSPSFQRAQMSPVQQFTFPDSPDSVLHYRTQFQEQQQQPPPVMRQQLPQLFGGPRYRHAQEAFALQESMLL; translated from the exons CGTCTGATACCGAGCAGGATGCTGCAGTGAAACTCGACCAGGAGCGGGCGGAGATAGTCGCCAAATATGACAAG GGGAAAGAGGCCACCGTGGAGCCCTGGGAGGACACCAACTTCCACCTGTACAAAGTCATCGACCGCTTCGGCTTCGTCCA TGAGAATGAACTTCCAACCTACGACTcggtggaggagaag caaaaacacacgGAGGTGGAGAGGACCAACAAATGGCTGAAGATGCTGAAGAGCTGGGACAAATACAAGAACAGCGAGAAG CTGGCCAGGAGGATCTATAAGGGAATTCCCCTGCAGCTCAGAGGGGAGGTTTGGTGTCTGCTGCTCGACGTTCCCAagataaaggaggagaagaaagacttCTACGAG AAGCTGAAGGCCAGAGCCAGAGGCGTCTCCCCGGACATCAGGCAGATCGACCTGGACGTCAACCGCACCTACAGAGACCACATCATGTTCATGCATCGCTACGATGTCAA GCAGCAGGCGCTTTTCCACGTCCTCACGGCCTATTCCATGTACAACACG gaggTGGGCTACTGTCAGGGCATGAGTCAGATCACAGCTCTGCTGCTCATCTACATGAACGAGGAAGACGCCTTCTGGGCTCTGGTCAAACTCCTGTCTGGACAAAAACACGCTATGCACG GCTTCTTCGTCCCCGGTTTCCCGAAGCTGATGCGTTTCCAGGAGCATCACGACCGCATCCTGAAGAAGATGATGCCCAAACTGAAGCAGCACCTG GACAACCAGGAAGTGTTCACCAGCCTCTACACCATGAAGTGGTTCTTCCAGTGCTTCCTGGACAGA ACTCCCTTCACCCTCACCCTGAGGATCTGGGACATCTACATCTTGGAGGGTGAGCGGGTGCTGTCGGCCATGTCCTACACCATCCTCAAACTGCACAAGA AGCACCTGATGAGACTGTccatggaggagctggtggagttCATGCAGGTGACTCTGTCCAAAGACTTCTTCTACGAGGACGACTTTGTGATCGAGCAGCTGCAGGCGGCCATGACGGAGCTGAGGAGGGCGAAGCTGGAGCTGCCTGCACCAG GTAAAGACGAAGAGTTTCCCAAGAAACTTCTCGGGCAGCTTCCTCCTGAGCGCGCTGCAGCAGTGGTGACCAACCACGTGGGCAATGGGCAAAGCCACGCGGAGCCGGCCGAGGCTCCCAGGAACCCGAGTCCGGCACCGGACCAGCAGAGGGAGAGTCGGCCTCCGAGCAGGTCACGCCGGGACTCGCTGGACAAACCAATACGCCACCACAAGGGGATCAAAAGGGGCCACAACCAGAGGTCTGACGAGATCCCCAACGAGCAGCAGAAGCAGTTTACGTCCCCCACGCCTGAAAGGGGAGCTACTCCGTCCTTGGTCCACACGCCGCAGAGCGCCATGGTGGACGGAGGGAAGCACCGGAGCCACGCCGCCGCCAACCACAACTCTAACGCCGCCTCCAGCTCCCACAGAGACATCGCGCCCCGCTGGTTCAAACCCTCGGAGACGAAGCTGGAGGCCGCGAAGGCGGCAGCCGCCCGGGACGTCCACCTGAGCCGAGGGCCGTCGCCAGCCCCCTCCAGCCCGGACGACGTCAACCAGCATCGGCCTCGCTCCAAGGGGTTCATCCCCGGCGCCGACCGGGGCTCCAACGCCTCCCAGTACGACAACGTGCCGGGACTGCCGGAGCAGGACTTTGAGATCCTGCAGCTTGAGAGACCTCCGTCCACGATGAGGACGCCTCGCAGCGGGACGCCCGCGAGTGGATCGGCCCTGCATCAGGGCAGCCCCAACCGTGGACCCAGCCACGCCGGGAGCGTCGCTTCTGTGGCGTCCGGGCCGAGAATGAACAAACATCCTCCTCAGTTTATCTACAACAATCCAGCAGGGGTTCAGAGACAGTACCACACGCCCCCCCAGCAGCAATCTCCGGGAAGAACCGAGGTTCCCATCTTACACCCGGCCTACAGCGTGAGCTTGGACAGCAGAGGGGGCGAGGACAGACATTTCTCACCTCCCTCCAGGATGGCGTACGGGGAGCGAGCGTACGCCACCACCCAGCGGCAGCCCAGCAGCCTCTCCCCGGAGAAGGCGTTCATGAATAATTCCTTCGCGACCTATCGCCGGCAGCCGCCGACACCGAGCGCCACCCGCAACTTCCAAAGCAgcaggcctcctcctcccccggaGCACTCCCAGGGTCGCTCCACCCCCATCTACCTACAACAACTCACCTCCGCCGCACAGCGCTACACGCCCGAAGACTTCAGGTTCGAGGGGCATTGGAGAGTCGAAGCGAACCCGCACTACCCGCCGCCGCCGGAAGGAGGAGTACCTCGGCGGGGCGTGGACAAACTCCAGTGGGAGCCGGAGCTGCCCCCGGTGTCGCCGGGCGGGATGCCCCGCTCGCCCAGCTTCCAGCGAGCGCAAATGTCCCCCGTCCAGCAGTTCACGTTCCCCGACAGCCCGGACTCCGTGCTCCACTATCGGACGCAATtccaagagcagcagcagcagccgccgcccGTCATGAGGCAACAGCTCCCCCAGCTGTTCGGAGGACCACGCTACCGGCACGCACAGGAGGCGTTCGCCCTGCAGGAGTCCATGCTGCTGTGA
- the usp6nl gene encoding USP6 N-terminal-like protein isoform X2 encodes MRTKARLEEPVDGLKRASDTEQDAAVKLDQERAEIVAKYDKGKEATVEPWEDTNFHLYKVIDRFGFVHENELPTYDSVEEKQKHTEVERTNKWLKMLKSWDKYKNSEKLARRIYKGIPLQLRGEVWCLLLDVPKIKEEKKDFYEKLKARARGVSPDIRQIDLDVNRTYRDHIMFMHRYDVKQQALFHVLTAYSMYNTEVGYCQGMSQITALLLIYMNEEDAFWALVKLLSGQKHAMHGFFVPGFPKLMRFQEHHDRILKKMMPKLKQHLDNQEVFTSLYTMKWFFQCFLDRTPFTLTLRIWDIYILEGERVLSAMSYTILKLHKKHLMRLSMEELVEFMQVTLSKDFFYEDDFVIEQLQAAMTELRRAKLELPAPGKDEEFPKKLLGQLPPERAAAVVTNHVGNGQSHAEPAEAPRNPSPAPDQQRESRPPSRSRRDSLDKPIRHHKGIKRGHNQRSDEIPNEQQKQFTSPTPERGATPSLVHTPQSAMVDGGKHRSHAAANHNSNAASSSHRDIAPRWFKPSETKLEAAKAAAARDVHLSRGPSPAPSSPDDVNQHRPRSKGFIPGADRGSNASQYDNVPGLPEQDFEILQLERPPSTMRTPRSGTPASGSALHQGSPNRGPSHAGSVASVASGPRMNKHPPQFIYNNPAGVQRQYHTPPQQQSPGRTEVPILHPAYSVSLDSRGGEDRHFSPPSRMAYGERAYATTQRQPSSLSPEKAFMNNSFATYRRQPPTPSATRNFQSSRPPPPPEHSQGRSTPIYLQQLTSAAQRYTPEDFRFEGHWRVEANPHYPPPPEGGVPRRGVDKLQWEPELPPVSPGGMPRSPSFQRAQMSPVQQFTFPDSPDSVLHYRTQFQEQQQQPPPVMRQQLPQLFGGPRYRHAQEAFALQESMLL; translated from the exons CGTCTGATACCGAGCAGGATGCTGCAGTGAAACTCGACCAGGAGCGGGCGGAGATAGTCGCCAAATATGACAAG GGGAAAGAGGCCACCGTGGAGCCCTGGGAGGACACCAACTTCCACCTGTACAAAGTCATCGACCGCTTCGGCTTCGTCCA TGAGAATGAACTTCCAACCTACGACTcggtggaggagaag caaaaacacacgGAGGTGGAGAGGACCAACAAATGGCTGAAGATGCTGAAGAGCTGGGACAAATACAAGAACAGCGAGAAG CTGGCCAGGAGGATCTATAAGGGAATTCCCCTGCAGCTCAGAGGGGAGGTTTGGTGTCTGCTGCTCGACGTTCCCAagataaaggaggagaagaaagacttCTACGAG AAGCTGAAGGCCAGAGCCAGAGGCGTCTCCCCGGACATCAGGCAGATCGACCTGGACGTCAACCGCACCTACAGAGACCACATCATGTTCATGCATCGCTACGATGTCAA GCAGCAGGCGCTTTTCCACGTCCTCACGGCCTATTCCATGTACAACACG gaggTGGGCTACTGTCAGGGCATGAGTCAGATCACAGCTCTGCTGCTCATCTACATGAACGAGGAAGACGCCTTCTGGGCTCTGGTCAAACTCCTGTCTGGACAAAAACACGCTATGCACG GCTTCTTCGTCCCCGGTTTCCCGAAGCTGATGCGTTTCCAGGAGCATCACGACCGCATCCTGAAGAAGATGATGCCCAAACTGAAGCAGCACCTG GACAACCAGGAAGTGTTCACCAGCCTCTACACCATGAAGTGGTTCTTCCAGTGCTTCCTGGACAGA ACTCCCTTCACCCTCACCCTGAGGATCTGGGACATCTACATCTTGGAGGGTGAGCGGGTGCTGTCGGCCATGTCCTACACCATCCTCAAACTGCACAAGA AGCACCTGATGAGACTGTccatggaggagctggtggagttCATGCAGGTGACTCTGTCCAAAGACTTCTTCTACGAGGACGACTTTGTGATCGAGCAGCTGCAGGCGGCCATGACGGAGCTGAGGAGGGCGAAGCTGGAGCTGCCTGCACCAG GTAAAGACGAAGAGTTTCCCAAGAAACTTCTCGGGCAGCTTCCTCCTGAGCGCGCTGCAGCAGTGGTGACCAACCACGTGGGCAATGGGCAAAGCCACGCGGAGCCGGCCGAGGCTCCCAGGAACCCGAGTCCGGCACCGGACCAGCAGAGGGAGAGTCGGCCTCCGAGCAGGTCACGCCGGGACTCGCTGGACAAACCAATACGCCACCACAAGGGGATCAAAAGGGGCCACAACCAGAGGTCTGACGAGATCCCCAACGAGCAGCAGAAGCAGTTTACGTCCCCCACGCCTGAAAGGGGAGCTACTCCGTCCTTGGTCCACACGCCGCAGAGCGCCATGGTGGACGGAGGGAAGCACCGGAGCCACGCCGCCGCCAACCACAACTCTAACGCCGCCTCCAGCTCCCACAGAGACATCGCGCCCCGCTGGTTCAAACCCTCGGAGACGAAGCTGGAGGCCGCGAAGGCGGCAGCCGCCCGGGACGTCCACCTGAGCCGAGGGCCGTCGCCAGCCCCCTCCAGCCCGGACGACGTCAACCAGCATCGGCCTCGCTCCAAGGGGTTCATCCCCGGCGCCGACCGGGGCTCCAACGCCTCCCAGTACGACAACGTGCCGGGACTGCCGGAGCAGGACTTTGAGATCCTGCAGCTTGAGAGACCTCCGTCCACGATGAGGACGCCTCGCAGCGGGACGCCCGCGAGTGGATCGGCCCTGCATCAGGGCAGCCCCAACCGTGGACCCAGCCACGCCGGGAGCGTCGCTTCTGTGGCGTCCGGGCCGAGAATGAACAAACATCCTCCTCAGTTTATCTACAACAATCCAGCAGGGGTTCAGAGACAGTACCACACGCCCCCCCAGCAGCAATCTCCGGGAAGAACCGAGGTTCCCATCTTACACCCGGCCTACAGCGTGAGCTTGGACAGCAGAGGGGGCGAGGACAGACATTTCTCACCTCCCTCCAGGATGGCGTACGGGGAGCGAGCGTACGCCACCACCCAGCGGCAGCCCAGCAGCCTCTCCCCGGAGAAGGCGTTCATGAATAATTCCTTCGCGACCTATCGCCGGCAGCCGCCGACACCGAGCGCCACCCGCAACTTCCAAAGCAgcaggcctcctcctcccccggaGCACTCCCAGGGTCGCTCCACCCCCATCTACCTACAACAACTCACCTCCGCCGCACAGCGCTACACGCCCGAAGACTTCAGGTTCGAGGGGCATTGGAGAGTCGAAGCGAACCCGCACTACCCGCCGCCGCCGGAAGGAGGAGTACCTCGGCGGGGCGTGGACAAACTCCAGTGGGAGCCGGAGCTGCCCCCGGTGTCGCCGGGCGGGATGCCCCGCTCGCCCAGCTTCCAGCGAGCGCAAATGTCCCCCGTCCAGCAGTTCACGTTCCCCGACAGCCCGGACTCCGTGCTCCACTATCGGACGCAATtccaagagcagcagcagcagccgccgcccGTCATGAGGCAACAGCTCCCCCAGCTGTTCGGAGGACCACGCTACCGGCACGCACAGGAGGCGTTCGCCCTGCAGGAGTCCATGCTGCTGTGA
- the usp6nl gene encoding USP6 N-terminal-like protein isoform X3 — MKRCRSSDTEQDAAVKLDQERAEIVAKYDKGKEATVEPWEDTNFHLYKVIDRFGFVHENELPTYDSVEEKQKHTEVERTNKWLKMLKSWDKYKNSEKLARRIYKGIPLQLRGEVWCLLLDVPKIKEEKKDFYEKLKARARGVSPDIRQIDLDVNRTYRDHIMFMHRYDVKQQALFHVLTAYSMYNTEVGYCQGMSQITALLLIYMNEEDAFWALVKLLSGQKHAMHGFFVPGFPKLMRFQEHHDRILKKMMPKLKQHLDNQEVFTSLYTMKWFFQCFLDRTPFTLTLRIWDIYILEGERVLSAMSYTILKLHKKHLMRLSMEELVEFMQVTLSKDFFYEDDFVIEQLQAAMTELRRAKLELPAPGKDEEFPKKLLGQLPPERAAAVVTNHVGNGQSHAEPAEAPRNPSPAPDQQRESRPPSRSRRDSLDKPIRHHKGIKRGHNQRSDEIPNEQQKQFTSPTPERGATPSLVHTPQSAMVDGGKHRSHAAANHNSNAASSSHRDIAPRWFKPSETKLEAAKAAAARDVHLSRGPSPAPSSPDDVNQHRPRSKGFIPGADRGSNASQYDNVPGLPEQDFEILQLERPPSTMRTPRSGTPASGSALHQGSPNRGPSHAGSVASVASGPRMNKHPPQFIYNNPAGVQRQYHTPPQQQSPGRTEVPILHPAYSVSLDSRGGEDRHFSPPSRMAYGERAYATTQRQPSSLSPEKAFMNNSFATYRRQPPTPSATRNFQSSRPPPPPEHSQGRSTPIYLQQLTSAAQRYTPEDFRFEGHWRVEANPHYPPPPEGGVPRRGVDKLQWEPELPPVSPGGMPRSPSFQRAQMSPVQQFTFPDSPDSVLHYRTQFQEQQQQPPPVMRQQLPQLFGGPRYRHAQEAFALQESMLL; from the exons CGTCTGATACCGAGCAGGATGCTGCAGTGAAACTCGACCAGGAGCGGGCGGAGATAGTCGCCAAATATGACAAG GGGAAAGAGGCCACCGTGGAGCCCTGGGAGGACACCAACTTCCACCTGTACAAAGTCATCGACCGCTTCGGCTTCGTCCA TGAGAATGAACTTCCAACCTACGACTcggtggaggagaag caaaaacacacgGAGGTGGAGAGGACCAACAAATGGCTGAAGATGCTGAAGAGCTGGGACAAATACAAGAACAGCGAGAAG CTGGCCAGGAGGATCTATAAGGGAATTCCCCTGCAGCTCAGAGGGGAGGTTTGGTGTCTGCTGCTCGACGTTCCCAagataaaggaggagaagaaagacttCTACGAG AAGCTGAAGGCCAGAGCCAGAGGCGTCTCCCCGGACATCAGGCAGATCGACCTGGACGTCAACCGCACCTACAGAGACCACATCATGTTCATGCATCGCTACGATGTCAA GCAGCAGGCGCTTTTCCACGTCCTCACGGCCTATTCCATGTACAACACG gaggTGGGCTACTGTCAGGGCATGAGTCAGATCACAGCTCTGCTGCTCATCTACATGAACGAGGAAGACGCCTTCTGGGCTCTGGTCAAACTCCTGTCTGGACAAAAACACGCTATGCACG GCTTCTTCGTCCCCGGTTTCCCGAAGCTGATGCGTTTCCAGGAGCATCACGACCGCATCCTGAAGAAGATGATGCCCAAACTGAAGCAGCACCTG GACAACCAGGAAGTGTTCACCAGCCTCTACACCATGAAGTGGTTCTTCCAGTGCTTCCTGGACAGA ACTCCCTTCACCCTCACCCTGAGGATCTGGGACATCTACATCTTGGAGGGTGAGCGGGTGCTGTCGGCCATGTCCTACACCATCCTCAAACTGCACAAGA AGCACCTGATGAGACTGTccatggaggagctggtggagttCATGCAGGTGACTCTGTCCAAAGACTTCTTCTACGAGGACGACTTTGTGATCGAGCAGCTGCAGGCGGCCATGACGGAGCTGAGGAGGGCGAAGCTGGAGCTGCCTGCACCAG GTAAAGACGAAGAGTTTCCCAAGAAACTTCTCGGGCAGCTTCCTCCTGAGCGCGCTGCAGCAGTGGTGACCAACCACGTGGGCAATGGGCAAAGCCACGCGGAGCCGGCCGAGGCTCCCAGGAACCCGAGTCCGGCACCGGACCAGCAGAGGGAGAGTCGGCCTCCGAGCAGGTCACGCCGGGACTCGCTGGACAAACCAATACGCCACCACAAGGGGATCAAAAGGGGCCACAACCAGAGGTCTGACGAGATCCCCAACGAGCAGCAGAAGCAGTTTACGTCCCCCACGCCTGAAAGGGGAGCTACTCCGTCCTTGGTCCACACGCCGCAGAGCGCCATGGTGGACGGAGGGAAGCACCGGAGCCACGCCGCCGCCAACCACAACTCTAACGCCGCCTCCAGCTCCCACAGAGACATCGCGCCCCGCTGGTTCAAACCCTCGGAGACGAAGCTGGAGGCCGCGAAGGCGGCAGCCGCCCGGGACGTCCACCTGAGCCGAGGGCCGTCGCCAGCCCCCTCCAGCCCGGACGACGTCAACCAGCATCGGCCTCGCTCCAAGGGGTTCATCCCCGGCGCCGACCGGGGCTCCAACGCCTCCCAGTACGACAACGTGCCGGGACTGCCGGAGCAGGACTTTGAGATCCTGCAGCTTGAGAGACCTCCGTCCACGATGAGGACGCCTCGCAGCGGGACGCCCGCGAGTGGATCGGCCCTGCATCAGGGCAGCCCCAACCGTGGACCCAGCCACGCCGGGAGCGTCGCTTCTGTGGCGTCCGGGCCGAGAATGAACAAACATCCTCCTCAGTTTATCTACAACAATCCAGCAGGGGTTCAGAGACAGTACCACACGCCCCCCCAGCAGCAATCTCCGGGAAGAACCGAGGTTCCCATCTTACACCCGGCCTACAGCGTGAGCTTGGACAGCAGAGGGGGCGAGGACAGACATTTCTCACCTCCCTCCAGGATGGCGTACGGGGAGCGAGCGTACGCCACCACCCAGCGGCAGCCCAGCAGCCTCTCCCCGGAGAAGGCGTTCATGAATAATTCCTTCGCGACCTATCGCCGGCAGCCGCCGACACCGAGCGCCACCCGCAACTTCCAAAGCAgcaggcctcctcctcccccggaGCACTCCCAGGGTCGCTCCACCCCCATCTACCTACAACAACTCACCTCCGCCGCACAGCGCTACACGCCCGAAGACTTCAGGTTCGAGGGGCATTGGAGAGTCGAAGCGAACCCGCACTACCCGCCGCCGCCGGAAGGAGGAGTACCTCGGCGGGGCGTGGACAAACTCCAGTGGGAGCCGGAGCTGCCCCCGGTGTCGCCGGGCGGGATGCCCCGCTCGCCCAGCTTCCAGCGAGCGCAAATGTCCCCCGTCCAGCAGTTCACGTTCCCCGACAGCCCGGACTCCGTGCTCCACTATCGGACGCAATtccaagagcagcagcagcagccgccgcccGTCATGAGGCAACAGCTCCCCCAGCTGTTCGGAGGACCACGCTACCGGCACGCACAGGAGGCGTTCGCCCTGCAGGAGTCCATGCTGCTGTGA